One window of the Prinia subflava isolate CZ2003 ecotype Zambia chromosome 1, Cam_Psub_1.2, whole genome shotgun sequence genome contains the following:
- the TMEM196 gene encoding transmembrane protein 196 isoform X3: MCTSSQIIGSLLVLSVLEIGLGVSSVAVGAVSFSLVLTEHKPQLGDSSPFLLCGVCGILCAKKKSGLVMILFSACCICGLIGGILNFQFLRALTKKSSALYSLHLASMSLACIGIGGCTLSSWLTCRLASYEQRRMFSEREHSLHHSHEMAEKRLRGIEITDLPSCPVIPPTPELPPRK; this comes from the exons ATGTGCACCAGCAGCCAGATCATCGGGAGCCTCCTGGTGCTCTCCGTGCTGGAGATAGGGTTAGGGGTGTCCAGCGTGGCCGTGGGGGCGGTCAGTTTCAGCCTGGTCCTCACAGAGCATAAACCTCAGCTGGGAGACTCTTCTCCG TTCCTGCTTTGCGGCGTATGTGGAATATTGTGcgccaaaaaaaaatctggactTGTT ATGATACTTTTCTCTGCCTGTTGCATCTGTGGACTAATAGGAGGAATCTtaaattttcaatttcttcGTGCTCTGACAAAGAAGTCATCTGCTCTCTATTCTTTGCATCTTGCCTCCATGTCTCTTGCATGCATTGGAATCGGTGGTTGCACCCTTTCTTCATGGCTCACTTGTCGGCTAGCCAGCTATGAACAAAGGCGAATGTTCTCAGAAAGGGAACATTCACTGCATCACTCCCATGAAATGGCAGAAAAA AGATTGAGGGGTATTGAAATAACCGACCTGCCCAGCTGTCCGGTGATTCCCCCGACACCAGAGTTACCTCCAAG GAAATGA
- the TMEM196 gene encoding transmembrane protein 196 isoform X5 has product MCTSSQIIGSLLVLSVLEIGLGVSSVAVGAVSFSLVLTEHKPQLGDSSPFLLCGVCGILCAKKKSGLVMILFSACCICGLIGGILNFQFLRALTKKSSALYSLHLASMSLACIGIGGCTLSSWLTCRLASYEQRRMFSEREHSLHHSHEMAEKEMTDNLSNGGPHLIYNGSVY; this is encoded by the exons ATGTGCACCAGCAGCCAGATCATCGGGAGCCTCCTGGTGCTCTCCGTGCTGGAGATAGGGTTAGGGGTGTCCAGCGTGGCCGTGGGGGCGGTCAGTTTCAGCCTGGTCCTCACAGAGCATAAACCTCAGCTGGGAGACTCTTCTCCG TTCCTGCTTTGCGGCGTATGTGGAATATTGTGcgccaaaaaaaaatctggactTGTT ATGATACTTTTCTCTGCCTGTTGCATCTGTGGACTAATAGGAGGAATCTtaaattttcaatttcttcGTGCTCTGACAAAGAAGTCATCTGCTCTCTATTCTTTGCATCTTGCCTCCATGTCTCTTGCATGCATTGGAATCGGTGGTTGCACCCTTTCTTCATGGCTCACTTGTCGGCTAGCCAGCTATGAACAAAGGCGAATGTTCTCAGAAAGGGAACATTCACTGCATCACTCCCATGAAATGGCAGAAAAA GAAATGACAGACAACCTAAGCAATGGCGGCCCACATCTGATTTATAATGGAAGTGTATattaa
- the TMEM196 gene encoding transmembrane protein 196 isoform X2, translating into MCTSSQIIGSLLVLSVLEIGLGVSSVAVGAVSFSLVLTEHKPQLGDSSPVWSGFLLCGVCGILCAKKKSGLVMILFSACCICGLIGGILNFQFLRALTKKSSALYSLHLASMSLACIGIGGCTLSSWLTCRLASYEQRRMFSEREHSLHHSHEMAEKRLRGIEITDLPSCPVIPPTPELPPRK; encoded by the exons ATGTGCACCAGCAGCCAGATCATCGGGAGCCTCCTGGTGCTCTCCGTGCTGGAGATAGGGTTAGGGGTGTCCAGCGTGGCCGTGGGGGCGGTCAGTTTCAGCCTGGTCCTCACAGAGCATAAACCTCAGCTGGGAGACTCTTCTCCGGTATGGAGCGGG TTCCTGCTTTGCGGCGTATGTGGAATATTGTGcgccaaaaaaaaatctggactTGTT ATGATACTTTTCTCTGCCTGTTGCATCTGTGGACTAATAGGAGGAATCTtaaattttcaatttcttcGTGCTCTGACAAAGAAGTCATCTGCTCTCTATTCTTTGCATCTTGCCTCCATGTCTCTTGCATGCATTGGAATCGGTGGTTGCACCCTTTCTTCATGGCTCACTTGTCGGCTAGCCAGCTATGAACAAAGGCGAATGTTCTCAGAAAGGGAACATTCACTGCATCACTCCCATGAAATGGCAGAAAAA AGATTGAGGGGTATTGAAATAACCGACCTGCCCAGCTGTCCGGTGATTCCCCCGACACCAGAGTTACCTCCAAG GAAATGA
- the TMEM196 gene encoding transmembrane protein 196 isoform X1, with protein sequence MCTSSQIIGSLLVLSVLEIGLGVSSVAVGAVSFSLVLTEHKPQLGDSSPVWSGVCFLLCGVCGILCAKKKSGLVMILFSACCICGLIGGILNFQFLRALTKKSSALYSLHLASMSLACIGIGGCTLSSWLTCRLASYEQRRMFSEREHSLHHSHEMAEKRLRGIEITDLPSCPVIPPTPELPPRK encoded by the exons ATGTGCACCAGCAGCCAGATCATCGGGAGCCTCCTGGTGCTCTCCGTGCTGGAGATAGGGTTAGGGGTGTCCAGCGTGGCCGTGGGGGCGGTCAGTTTCAGCCTGGTCCTCACAGAGCATAAACCTCAGCTGGGAGACTCTTCTCCGGTATGGAGCGGGGTGTGT TTCCTGCTTTGCGGCGTATGTGGAATATTGTGcgccaaaaaaaaatctggactTGTT ATGATACTTTTCTCTGCCTGTTGCATCTGTGGACTAATAGGAGGAATCTtaaattttcaatttcttcGTGCTCTGACAAAGAAGTCATCTGCTCTCTATTCTTTGCATCTTGCCTCCATGTCTCTTGCATGCATTGGAATCGGTGGTTGCACCCTTTCTTCATGGCTCACTTGTCGGCTAGCCAGCTATGAACAAAGGCGAATGTTCTCAGAAAGGGAACATTCACTGCATCACTCCCATGAAATGGCAGAAAAA AGATTGAGGGGTATTGAAATAACCGACCTGCCCAGCTGTCCGGTGATTCCCCCGACACCAGAGTTACCTCCAAG GAAATGA
- the TMEM196 gene encoding transmembrane protein 196 isoform X4: MCTSSQIIGSLLVLSVLEIGLGVSSVAVGAVSFSLVLTEHKPQLGDSSPVWSGVCFLLCGVCGILCAKKKSGLVMILFSACCICGLIGGILNFQFLRALTKKSSALYSLHLASMSLACIGIGGCTLSSWLTCRLASYEQRRMFSEREHSLHHSHEMAEKEMTDNLSNGGPHLIYNGSVY, encoded by the exons ATGTGCACCAGCAGCCAGATCATCGGGAGCCTCCTGGTGCTCTCCGTGCTGGAGATAGGGTTAGGGGTGTCCAGCGTGGCCGTGGGGGCGGTCAGTTTCAGCCTGGTCCTCACAGAGCATAAACCTCAGCTGGGAGACTCTTCTCCGGTATGGAGCGGGGTGTGT TTCCTGCTTTGCGGCGTATGTGGAATATTGTGcgccaaaaaaaaatctggactTGTT ATGATACTTTTCTCTGCCTGTTGCATCTGTGGACTAATAGGAGGAATCTtaaattttcaatttcttcGTGCTCTGACAAAGAAGTCATCTGCTCTCTATTCTTTGCATCTTGCCTCCATGTCTCTTGCATGCATTGGAATCGGTGGTTGCACCCTTTCTTCATGGCTCACTTGTCGGCTAGCCAGCTATGAACAAAGGCGAATGTTCTCAGAAAGGGAACATTCACTGCATCACTCCCATGAAATGGCAGAAAAA GAAATGACAGACAACCTAAGCAATGGCGGCCCACATCTGATTTATAATGGAAGTGTATattaa